Proteins encoded in a region of the Vicia villosa cultivar HV-30 ecotype Madison, WI linkage group LG5, Vvil1.0, whole genome shotgun sequence genome:
- the LOC131604164 gene encoding uncharacterized protein LOC131604164, whose amino-acid sequence MSVLVNGSPTKEFAVGKGLRQGEPLSPFLFVLMTEGLTRLVKQSIMVGEFESFKIRGCCEVDIIQFADDTLLVGKGTWKHVWAVKAVLRAFELVSGLRINYHKSSNPRKEELWKPLLDNMKKKLEGWKYRYLNLGGRITLFKSILGSLMIFTMSFYKMPVKAAKEFTRLQRAKKGSIWWRDLLKIGSKVGDDPFASSCTFILRNDFKTPFWEEKWLSGRILKEDFAAVLEASRLKGISVAGMGGWEDGRWKWGDLGVPAEFVGNLGLEAELAELIVFLATFEGWGEGSDAVEWEGNREEGFTVASCYGRYASMQTCFGPPCRFDEAKGFVWKAGVPFKIKAFAWRLNANRLPTKDLLVLRGIPFSFDNLKCSFCGILSENQDHSFFACLLVKNLWKEIAMWVGKEGIEEDE is encoded by the exons ATGTCGGTTCTTGTGAATGGTAGTCCTACGAAGGAGTTTGCGGTTGGTAAAGGTTTGAGACAAGGTGAACCTCTTTcgccttttctttttgtgttgatgaCGGAAGGGCTTACAAGGTTGGTGAAACAATCTATAATGGTGGGAGAGTTTGAGTCATTTAAGATTCGAGGTTGTTGTGAAGTGGACATtattcaatttgcggatgacactttgtTGGTAGGAAAAGGAACTTGGAAACATGTTTGGGCGGTTAAAGCGGTGTTAAGAGCTTTCGAATTGGTTTCGGGGTTAAGAATCAATTATCACAAGA GCTCTAATCCGAGGAAAGAAGAGTTGTGGAAGCCACTTTTAGATAATATGAAAAAGAAGTTGGAAGGGTGGAAATATAGGTATCTCAATTTGGGTGGGAGGATTACTTTGTTCAAGTCCATCTTGGGTTCGTTAATGattttcactatgtctttttacaagatgccggTGAAGGCGGCGAAAGAATTCACGAGActtcaaa GAGCAAAGAAAGGTTCCATTTGGTGGAGAGATTTATTGAAGATAGGGAGTAAAGTTGGTGACGATCCTTTTGCATCTTCTTGCACCTTCATTCTGAGGAACGACTTCAAAACTCCTTTTTGGGAAGAAAAATGGTTGAGCGGTAGAATTTTGAAGGAAGATTTTGCGGCGGTTTTGGAAGCTTCGAGGTTGAAGGGGATTTCGGTTGCGGGAATGGGAGGGTGGGAGGATGGTAGATGGAAGTGGGGGGATTTGGGGGTTCCGGCGGAATTTGTGGGGAACTTGGGGTTGGAGGCCGAATTGGCGGAGTTGATTGTTTTTTTGGCGACGTTTGAGGGGTGGGGGGAAGGAAGCGATGCAGTGGAGTGGGAAGGGAATCGGGAAGAAGGGTTCACGGTGGCTTCTTGTTATGGTCGTTACGCTAGCATGCAAACTTGTTTTGGTCCTCCTTGTAGATTTGACGAGGCTAAGGGATTTGTGTGGAAGGCGGGGGTGCCATTCAAGATCAAGGCTTTTGCTTGGAGACTCAATGCTAATAGACTTCCTACCAAAGATTTGTTGGTTCTAAGAGGTATTCCATTTTCTTTTGATAATTTAAAGTGCTCTTTTTGTGGGATTTTATCGGAAAATCAGGATCACTCTTTTTTTGCTTGCTTATTGGTTAAAAATCTATGGAAAGAGATAGCTATGTGGGTAGGTAAAGAGGGGATAGAGGAAGATGAGTGA
- the LOC131601304 gene encoding laccase-4-like, whose protein sequence is MDYSWIRVLLLISCILPALVECKVRHYKFHVVAKNTTRLCSSKSIITVNGKFPGPTLYAREDDTVLVRVANQVNHNITIHWHGIRQLTTGWADGPAYVTQCPIQSGHSYVYNFTITGQRGTLLWHAHVNWLRSTVHGAIVILPKKGVPYPFPKPDDELVLVLGEWWKSDTEAIINEALKSGLAPNVSDSHTINGLPGKVANCSTQDVYNLPVESGKTYLLRIINAALNEELFFKIAGHKLTVVEVDATYIKPFQIETIVIAPGQTTNVLLNANQKSGKYLVAASPFMDAPITVDNVTATATLHYSGTTLANTQTFLTTPPPTNATQIANNFLNSLKGLNSKKYPVNVPLKIDHSLFFTVGLGVNPCKSCVAGNGSRVVAAINNVTFVMPTTALLQAHYFNVKNVFTTDFPANPPHVFNYTGAGPKNLNTDSGTKVYRLAFNDTVQLVMQDTGIIAPENHPVHLHGFNFFVVGRGVGNYNSQVDSKNFNLVDPVERNTIGVPAGGWVAIRFRADNPGVWFMHCHLEVHTTWGLKMAFLVDNGKGPKQSVIPPPKDLPKC, encoded by the exons ATGGATTATTCTTGGATTCGAGTTCTACTTCTCATTTCTTGCATTCTTCCGGCTTTGGTAGAGTGCAAAGTTAGACACTACAAATTTCAT GTGGTGGCCAAAAATACAACTAGATTATGTTCAAGCAAATCAATTATAACTGTTAATGGAAAATTTCCAGGACCTACTCTTTATGCAAGAGAAGATGATACAGTTTTAGTCAGAGTTGCTAATCAAGTCAACCACAATATTACCATCCATTG GCATGGTATTAGGCAGTTGACAACAGGTTGGGCTGATGGACCTGCATATGTAACACAATGTCCAATTCAATCAGGACATAGCTATGTCTACAACTTCACCATTACTGGTCAAAGAGGAACACTTCTTTGGCATGCACATGTTAATTGGCTAAGATCAACTGTTCATGGTGCCATTGTTATTTTGCCAAAGAAAGGTGTCCCCTATCCTTTCCCAAAGCCAGATGATGAACTAGTTCTGGTACTAG GAGAGTGGTGGAAATCTGATACCGAAGCTATCATCAATGAAGCTCTAAAATCAGGATTGGCACCAAATGTTTCGGATTCTCATACTATTAACGGACTTCCGGGAAAAGTTGCAAATTGTTCTACTCAAG ATGTATACAACTTACCTGTTGAGAGTGGCAAAACCTACTTACTAAGAATCATCAATGCTGCACTCAATGAAGAACTTTTCTTCAAAATAGCAGGCCACAAACTCACAGTTGTAGAAGTTGATGCAACATACATAAAACCATTCCAAATCGAAACAATCGTCATCGCACCGGGCCAAACAACAAACGTTCTTCTAAACGCGAACCAAAAATCCGGCAAATATTTAGTAGCGGCTTCGCCTTTCATGGACGCGCCAATCACCGTCGACAACGTAACAGCCACAGCAACATTGCATTACTCAGGAACTACTCTTGCAAACACTCAAACTTTTCTAACTACACCCCCTCCTACAAACGCCACGCAAATCGCGAACAACTTCTTAAACTCGTTGAAAGGACTTAACTCGAAGAAATACCCGGTTAACGTGCCGTTGAAAATCGATCATTCGCTTTTTTTCACGGTCGGATTAGGAGTTAATCCTTGTAAATCATGTGTAGCTGGAAATGGTAGCAGAGTTGTAGCTGCTATTAACAATGTGACATTTGTCATGCCAACTACAGCTTTACTACAAGCACATTACTTCAATGTTAAAAATGTTTTTACGACGGATTTTCCAGCGAATCCGCCGCATGTTTTTAATTACACCGGAGCCGGACCGAAGAACTTGAACACTGACAGTGGTACTAAGGTTTATAGACTAGCATTTAATGATACAGTTCAGCTTGTTATGCAAGATACCGGAATCATTGCACCGGAGAATCATCCTGTTCATCTTCATGGTTTCAATTTCTTTGTTGTTGGTAGAGGAGTTGGAAATTATAATAGTCAAGTTGATTCAAAGAACTTTAACCTTGTTGATCCTGTCGAAAGGAACACGATTGGCGTGCCGGCTGGTGGTTGGGTCGCAATTAGATTCCGAGCTGATAATCCAG GAGTCTGGTTCATGCATTGTCATTTGGAGGTGCATACAACATGGGGACTAAAGATGGCATTTTTGGTGGACAATGGGAAAGGACCTAAGCAATCAGTGATACCACCACCAAAAGATCTACCAAAATGTTGA